Proteins found in one Odocoileus virginianus isolate 20LAN1187 ecotype Illinois unplaced genomic scaffold, Ovbor_1.2 Unplaced_Contig_23, whole genome shotgun sequence genomic segment:
- the TONSL gene encoding tonsoku-like protein isoform X2, producing the protein MNLERELRQLSKAKAKAQRSGRLREEASVCHQLGELLASHGCYAEALREHQHELQLLETTDDPLGCAVAHRKIGERLAEMEDYSAALQHQHRYLELACALSNHVEQQRAWATIGRTHLDIYDHDQSQDALQQAQDAFEKSLAILDEKLQGSLPKRELSEMRTRIYLNLGLTCESLQQVALCSAYFKKSIFLAEQNHLYEDLFRARYNLGAIHWRRGQHSQAMRCLEGARECARVLKQGFLESECCLLLSQVLLDLGDFLAAKRALKKAYRLGCQKPLQKASVCQTLKYVLAVVQLQQRLEESEESDPEVAMGICEQLGDLFSKAGDFPKAAAAYQKQLRFAELLSRPGPELAVIHVSLAATLGDMKDHRQAVHHYEAELRLQEGNPLEEAKTWLNIALSRDEAGDAYEVLAPCFQEALGCAQLAGQPQLQRQILRHFHAVQLRLQPQEAPSTEARLQELRVAGDEDEGDGEGEEDDDALETAELELSESEDEADTAPPLEEDEELRGCLGQQRVNKWSRRNDVGETALHRACIEGRLGRVQDLVRQGHPLNPRDYCGWTPLHEACNYGHLDIVRFLLDHGAAVDDPGGQGCDGITPLHDALNCGHFEVAELLIKRGASVTLCTRKGHSPLETLQQWVKLYGKDLDSETQEKAAAMGRLLQAASLGRAPHSSWTPQTLPSNHLFDPETSPPSSPCPGTPEVCEASPRVSQGLAVSAVARPRRSRHKVASSSSSEGEDSTGPSHPTQKKPRHTGPSPQTKAPMAGPASDREVATTSASWAAYRAAIRGVGSTQTCRLGPSPLQGPGEAPIPQAALIPKEECLVGDWLEEDFPMSPGHWGRRPARPQSGGDGGRHHASGPGSDMARRPRARVRARQSRLPYLESRSTPVRADSPATEPARSPDVPRAVAPAGENPTAGQLSGQALPPPIRVRVRVQDNLFLIPVPHREAHSVAWLAEQAAQRHYQASGLLPRLSLQKEGALLAPQDPIPDVLQSNEEVLAEVTSWDLPPLRDRYRRACQSLEQGEHQQVLQAVEHQGSAPAFSACSLALRQAQLTPLLRALKLHSALRELRLAGNRLGDGCVAELLATLDTVPGLTLLDLSSNHLGPEGLRQLAAGLLGQTTLQNLEELDLSMNPLGDGCGQALASVLRACPMLCTLHLQACGFGPSFFLSHQAAVGSAFQDTKGLKTLSLSYNGLGPTALAQVLGSLPAHSLLHLELSSVATGKSGLGLTEPVVRYLSQEGCVLEHLSLSANHLGDTDVRALSRCLPLCPSLVSLDLSANPEVSGAGLEELLATLQKRPQGLSFLGLSGPGWLLQEGPPEGRLVGDLPSLRCGAAPHTSGFLAPACSHQAPCWVLCGL; encoded by the exons ATGAACCTGGAGCGCGAGCTTCGCC AGCTGAGCAAGGCCAAAGCTAAGGCCCAGAGGAGCGGGCGGCTGCGGGAGGAGGCCTCCGTCTGCCACCAGCTAGGGGAGCTCTTGGCCAGCCATG GCTGTTACGCGGAGGCCCTGCGAGAGCACCAGCAcgagctgcagctcctggagaCCACCGACGACCCCCTGGGCTGCGCCGTGGCCCACCGCAAGATCGGAGAACGGCTGGCGGAGATGGAGGACTACTCGGCTGCCCTGCAG CACCAGCACCGCTACCTGGAGCTGGCATGTGCCCTCTCCAACCACGTTGAGCAGCAGAGGGCCTGGGCCACCATTGGCCGCACCCACTTGGACATCTATGACCACGACCAGTCCCAGGACGCCTTGCAGCAGGCACAGGATGCCTTCGAGAAAAGCTTGGCTATCCTGGATGAGAAGCTTCAGG GTTCACTGCCCAAGCGAGAGCTGAGTGAGATGAGGACCCGAATCTACCTCAACCTGGGCCTCACCTGTGAGAGCCTGCAGCAGGTGGCCCTGTGCAGTGCCTACTTCAAGAAAAGCATCTTCCTGGCTGA GCAGAACCACCTGTATGAAGACCTGTTTCGAGCCCGCTACAACCTGGGGGCCATCCACTGGCGGCGGGGGCAGCACTCGCAGGCCATGCGCTGTCTGGAGGGGGCACGGGAGTGCGCGCGCGTCCTGAAGCAGGGCTTCCTGGAGAGCGAGTGCTGCCTGCTGCTCTCACAG GTCCTCCTAGACCTTGGGGATTTTCTAGCTGCCAAGAGAGCTTTGAAGAAGGCCTATCGGCTCGGCTGTCAGAAGCCTTTGCAGAAAGCTTCAGTCTGCCAGACCCTGAAGTATG TGCTGGCGGTGGTCCAGCTGCAGCAGCGGCTGGAGGAGTCCGAGGAGAGTGACCCTGAGGTCGCCATGGGCATCTGTGAGCAGCTGGGGGACCTGTTCTCCAAGGCAGGTGACTTCCCCAAGGCCGCTGCGGCCTACCAGAAGCAG CTGCGCTTTGCGGAGCTGCTCAGCAGGCCGGGGCCTGAGCTGGCCGTCATCCACGTGTCCCTGGCTGCCACCCTGGGAGACATGAAGGACCACCGCCAGGCAGTGCACCACTACGAAGCAGAACTGAGGCTGCAGGAGGGCAACCCCCTGGAG GAGGCCAAGACCTGGTTGAACATTGCGCTGTCCCGTGACGAGGCAGGTGACGCCTACGAGGTGCTGGCGCCATGCTTCCAGGAGGCTCTTGGCTGCGCCCAGCTGGCCGGGCAGCCCCAGCTGCAG AGGCAGATCTTGCGGCACTTTCATGCTGTGCAGCTGCGGCTGCAGCCGCAGGAGGCCCCCAGCACCGAAGCCAGGCTGCAGGAGCTGCGAGTGGCTGGAGATGAGGATGAAGGGGACGGGGAGGGCGAGGAGGACGATGATGCTCTGGAGACTGCGGAGCTGGAGCTCTCTGAGAGTG AGGACGAGGCCGACACAGCCCCACCGCTGGAGGAGGACGAGGAGCTACGAGGCTGCCTGGGCCAGCAGAGGGTCAACAAG TGGAGCCGGCGCAACGACGTGGGAGAGACAGCGCTGCACCGAGCCTGCATCGAGGGCCGGCTGGGCCGCGTCCAGGACCTGGTGAGGCAG GGCCACCCCCTAAACCCTCGGGACTACTGTGGCTGGACACCCCTGCACGAGGCCTGCAACTACGGGCATCTGG ACATCGTCCGTTTCCTGCTGGACCACGGGGCTGCGGTGGATGACCCAGGCGGCCAGGGCTGTGACGGCATCACACCCCTGCATGATGCCCTCAACTGTGGCCACTTTGAGGTGGCTGAGCTGCTCATCAAGCGAGGAGCATCTGTCACCCTCTGCACCAGGAAG GGCCACAGCCCACTGGAGACACTGCAGCAGTGGGTGAAGCTATACGGCAAGGATCTGGACAGTGAAACGCAGGAAAAGGCGGCTGCCATGGGGAGGCTGCTCCAAGCAGCTTCCTTGGGTCGAG CTCCCCACAGCTCCTGGACTCCACAGACCCTCCCAAGTAACCATCTGTTTGACCCTGAGACCTCTCCTCCCTCAAGTCCTTGCCCAGGAACCCCAGAGGTCTGTGAAGCCAGCCCCAGGGTGTCCCAGGGGCTGGCAGTGTCCGCTGTGGCCAGACCACGGAGGAGCAGGCACAAAGTGGCCAGCAGTAGCAGCTCAGAAGGCGAGGACAGCACCGGCCCGTCCCATCCCACCCAGAAGAAGCCCCGGCACACAGGCCCATCACCACAGACCAAGGCCCCGATGGCCGGGCCCGCCAGCGATAGGGAGGTAGCCACAACAAGTGCCAGCTGGGCAGCCTACCGGGCAGCCATCCGCGGAGTGGGCAGTACCCAGACCTGCCGCCTGGGCCCCAGTCCACTGCAAGGGCCTGGCGAGGCCCCCATCCCCCAAGCAGCACTCATCCCTAAGGAGGAGTGTTTGGTTGGGGACTGGCTGGAGGAAGACTTCCCGATGAGCCCTGGTCACTGGGGCCGCCGTCCAGCCCGCCCCCAGAGCGGTGGGGATGGCGGCAGACACCATGCCTCTGGCCCAGGCAGTGACATGGCACGCAGGCCCCGGGCCCGGGTTCGGGCCCGGCAGAGCCGGCTGCCATATCTTGAGAGCCGGAGCACGCCAGTCAGAGCCGACAGCCCGGCCACAGAGCCCGCACGGAGCCCCGACGTCCCCAGGGCTGTGGCGCCCGCTGGAGAAAACCCCACAGCAGGCCAGCTCTCG ggccaggccctgccccctcccatccGAGTCCGAGTTCGAGTTCAGGATAACCTCTTCCTCATTCCCGTTCCACACCG GGAGGCCCACTCCGTGGCCTGGCTGGCTGAGCAGGCCGCCCAGCGTCATTACCAGGCCTCCGGGCTGCTGCCTCGGCTCTCCCTTCAAAAAGAGGGGGCCCTGCTGGCCCCTCAGGACCCTATCCCCGATGTGTTGCAGAGCAACGAGGAG GTGTTGGCCGAGGTGACTTCATGGGACCTCCCCCCACTGAGGGACCGTTACCGCCGGGCCTGCCAGAGCCTGGAGCAAG GGGAGCACCAGCAGGTGCTGCAGGCTGTGGAGCATCAGGGCTCAGCCCCCGCATTCAGCGCCTGCTCCCTGGCACTGCGCCAGGCCCAGCTCACGCCGCTGCTGCGGGCCCTGAAGCTGCACTCAGCGCTCCGGGAGCTTCGCTTGGCCGGGAACCGGCTGGGGGATGGGTGTGTTGCTGAGCTGCTGGCCACCCTGGACACTGTGCCCGGCCTGACCCTCCTCGACCTGTCCTCTAACCACCTGGGCCCTGAAGGCCTGCGCCAGCTTGCTGCAGGTCTCCTGGGGCAGACCACCTTGCAG AACTTAGAAGAGCTGGACTTGAGCATGAACCCCCTCGGGGATGGCTGTGGCCAGGCCCTGGCCTCCGTCCTGCGGGCTTGCCCCATGCTTTGCACCCTGCACCTCCAGGCCTGTGGCTTTGGCCCCAGCTTCTTCCTGAGCCATCAGGCGGCTGTGGGCAGCGCCTTCCAAG ACACCAAGGGCCTGAAGACACTGTCCCTGTCCTACAATGGCCTGGGCCCCACTGCCCTGGCCCAGGTCCTGGGGAGCCTGCCGGCCCACAGCCTCCTGCACCTGGAGCTGAGCTCTGTGGCCACCGGCAAGAGTGGCCTAGGTCTCACGGAGCCCGTGGTTCGCTACCTGAGCCAG GAAGGCTGCGTCCTGGAGCACCTGAGCCTGTCGGCAAACCACCTGGGCGACACAGACGTGAGAGCTCTGAGCAG ATGtctccctctctgcccctcactgGTCTCGCTGGACCTGTCTGCCAACCCTGAGGTCAGTGGTGCTGGCCTGGAGGAGCTCCTGGCTACCCTCCAAAAGCGGCCCCAAGGCCTCAGCTTCCTGGGCCTGTCAG GGCCAGGCTGGCTCCTCCAGGAAGGCCCTCCTGAAGGCAGGCTGGTAGGCGATCTACCGTCACTCAGATGTGGGGCTGCTCCTCACACATCTGGCTTCCTGGCACCTGCATGTTCTCACCAAGCTCCCTGCTGGGTACTCTGTGGTCTCTGA